The DNA region ACGATCAACTTGGTGCGGCCAGCAGTGAGACGACAACCCAGAGACTTCAACCGAAGTGCCCGACCAGAATCAGACGAGAATCCACTCACTAACTCCGCTCCCGGTTTGGTCGTTGGTTTTACACGCGCGCCTGTCTTGTCAGACAAGTTCCATTTGGAGCATTCAAAGAACAATGTTCCACATTCCAAACCTCTGCCGACAGGGGTTTTGTGCCACCTTCTAGACCCCTGTCTGCACCCCGCGTTAGTGATCCTGgcgcatcaccaccacaaccactaGCACCCGAGGGCCTGAGACGACAACTGCATCGGGTTGGAAGGACTTTCTGATCGCCTGGCTCGACCTGTCACGACTCAGAACGCCACCGACAGGAGAGAGAACTTTGGACACCCCTGAGTTCAGCCTTATTCGAAAGCCCATCACCTCATGAGCATCCTGTATAAAGACGAGTCGTTCCCTCCGGTTCAGATGGACCATTCAACTCATCTCGCCATCCCTCGACCGTAGTCAATCCTTTTAcatctttcttcttcaagaacaGGACCCGGTGTCCCTTTGCATTCCTTTCTCTACAGCAGTCGCCAGTCGACTCTTTAATACCACTGGTCTTTCCTTGACATCTAACTTTTGACACCTTCTTGGTCTCTTTCGCTTTAATTCATCACTCGCCACCATGGTCCAGTTCACCAAGATCGTCAGCGCTCTAGCCTGTAAGTCACTTCACTTCTCAACATGTACTGTTCCTACCCGCTCTAACATGATGAACAGTGACCATTGCTGCCGTCCACGCTGCTCCTGACCTCTCTCAGCGCCAGGCCCTCCCCGATCCCGCCGGTGAGAAGAACATCGGCAACGGAGCTGGTGGCCAGTTCATTGGAGGCCAGTGTAATGGCGCCGCCGACTGTGCCTCTGGCTGCTGTGCTACCCTCCCTAGAGGAGGTGAGACCATTGGTGTGTGCTCCGGTGTAGGTGCTCAGACTCAGGCCGGCAAGCAAGGCTGCGGTTTCGAGGGTGGCAATGCCGGCGGTAACGGCGGTGGTAACAACGCCGGCGgtaatggtggtggtaacAAtggtggcaacaacaacaacaacaaccagggtggtggtaatgCCGGTGCAGTTGGTGGCACCATCATGCCCAGCACCCTCGTCCCCGACCCGGCCGGTGCTGGCAACGTCGGCAACGGTGCCGGCCGCCAGTTCATCACCGGCGAGTGCACCAGCGACGCTGACTGCGCCTCTGGCTGCTGCGCTCTGGTCAACGACGGTGTCCGTCCCGCCTTTGGCAGCTGCTCTGGTGTGGGTGCCAACACTCAGAATGGCAAGCAGGGCTGCGGCTTCCCCCAAGGCGGTGGCCAGCTCTAAGCGCCCACTTTTACCAACACTCTTTTTTCGACACTCATTTTTGATGACTCAAACTACTAGCGTTTCTCTCGTTTAGCATGGTGTTTGGGCTATGATACCTATATGGGACACTCTTTTTCGGCCTGTCTTTCACTCTTTTATGATCACGGCACTTTGGCGCACTCTCGTTCTACACAGGGAATATTTGCATGGAATCGGTTTATATACTGGGTTGGGTCTCGCATGTCTGGGCTCGGATTGGATGAATGGCCGTGAATGTTTGGGATATGCTATAGACTTGAGAAGATTGGTGATAATAGTGCTTAATGCAAGATGATGTCGAATATTTTGCCTTCCCTTGCGTTGTCTTGACCTCATCCTGGGAGGCCAGCACAACTACGGTACTTCGAAGTCCACATTCCGCAACCACACTTTCTAAGTACTGGACAGTTCTGAATGGCCTGTACTGGGATTATCGTCCAATGAAGACATGAAAATCTCGCAAGCAAGTATGGAGCACCTCTCTAACCATAGACACACATTATGAAGAGGTCGTGAGTGCACGAGGCTCTGAATAACAAACTTTGCATGCTTGATTATAAACGGTGTATTAACTTGGGCCAAAACCGCACTAGATTTCAATGACTTCTTCTCTTTGTATCCAATGCCATCCACCATTGACGTATCCAAAAGTACCTATCTTTGACAATCTTGGTCAACAAAAGCCACCGCCCTGGACCGCCTTCGAGCTTGTCAACCTTACCGCACAATTCGGACCCATTGAGAACTAAACTTGTAACAAATGCGCCAACGAACGGGGCTAGACATCTGTAAAAGGATACCACCTGGCTTGATAGACTCAGTCGTGCTTGACGTTGGGGTAAAGAGTATGGCCGGTGTAGGTGTAGTTCGCGTCTAGGTAGATATGGGCGACCTGGTGTTGCCCGTTGGCCGTCTGGATCACGGTCTTGAGTCGGGTCGTGGCATGGTTGGCTTGGTCACTGCGACTCGTATGCCGCCCAGTCCTGTCATCATGGCCCACAGGTGTCAGTCGTCTGTCCGTTCCAGTGATGGCTATCTTACCTACCATATCTCCATTGTGAGAAAATCTGCAAATTCAGCATCTTGAGCTGCTGTTTGAcaggcggcgaggatgccATTGGCTTGTATTGGATTGCGGGGGGCGGTGCCCGCACGCCAAGTAACGGTTGGAGCCATGGTCGTCGCGTAAAAGGAAAGGGATGTAGACCTTGTTTACTTCGTATCAAGCCAACAACTGTTCGATCTCTGGAGTGTGAGGTGAGAAGTAGTGAAGAGCTAATGGTCCGATTGATGTAAGTGCCAGAAGAGCTGCATATCTATACTCTTTCAGCCTTCGGAACCGCCTCCTGGCCgcaggttgttggggtctgACGTGTCATCGGCAGGGCCAACATTCTTTGTTCAACAGCCTAGGTCTGAAACCAGAATCAAAAGCCATCATTCTTTCCTATGGAGTTGTCTCAGACGGTTGCCAATTGTCGTGTTTCTATATATCATAGGCGCCTATCACTAAACAAGCCAGCCTTACCTTCCGACACATGCACTCAGGTTCAACCCCACTCGGGGTGGCACAGCATAGAACTTGGTGATGATACTGCATAAGTGCCCGCTAACCATATACCCATTGGCCCCCAGAGAGACTTGGCGTCGCTAGGCGTTTCTTTAGCCAGCAGAGCttgcatgatgatggtggcatGTTGGTGCGGCCTGTCGGCTTACGGTCATGGAACTTTTACTCATGATACCGCTAAATGATTACCCTTCTTATTGATACTACCACAATAACAGGGCACCAAAGGAGCCGTGTCATCCTTCCCAACTTCCTTGGAGCAGACATCAGCCTCCGTCGACGGCAGCTTATGTGGCTTGTGACTTGGACTCTTTTTGTGCAACCCACGGATCGTTCAGGAGTTCAGAGGTCGTAGCCCTGTGATCAGGGTCAACCACCAGGAGTTTCCGAAGATAGCAACCAAGTGTTTCTAGCTCTGCCTCGCCAAATTGAAGTGTGTCCCTTTCGTATCCATCGTTGTAGGATCTCCgtatctcttcttccagAGACAGGAAATACTCTGCTGTTGAATCTGGAAACGTGTTAGTGAGGGAGATGCAAGCAGTTGCTCGAACTCATCGACGCCAGAAAGAAGATTTCACGGACAATTGGGAGGTTCTTTCAAAACACCGCTGGCAAGTGCATCTTGAATCCACTGTTCAGGGAGATCGCCAATGACTTTTTGAAACTGCGGGATCAAGTCCTTATCATCGAAATCCGCCTCGAAAGGCGTTCGACCAGTGATGAGCTCGTAAGTCTTGTATTGTCAGCAAAGTCAGCATCAACAGACAAAATCTTATGATCATCTTTACTCACCGTGGAACCAAGATTCCAGATATCCACCGCCCTACTCAGACCACGTTGAAAGACAAGCTCCGGGGGGTGTAGGGACATTGGTGTAGATATTTCGCTAGGGGGGtcggaaaggaaaaaagctACATTTTTTGTATCAGCTCCAGTGCATAGAGGTAGAAAACGAGGCGGCAACCCACATTCGCCAAAATCGATTAGTCTGACCTCACGCAGGTGAGGGTATATCTTCGGGTTAAACTCGGCCGGTTCCACAAGATATTCTGGCATACCCGGTTCAAGAGGTCCTCCATCTTTCCTGGCGACCTTCCCTGTCTGCGGAGGGCCTAggtctttgatgatgacctCTGGGGATGCCACTTCCAGTTCGGGGAGACGGAATAGAACATTGCCCATGTGGATGTCTGGAACAGGTTAGATTTTTGACAAGCTCGAAGACCTTGAGTAATGATCACTCACCTCCGTGTGCCACGCCGGCCGAGTGTAAATAGTCAACGGCCAGAAGGAGCTGTCTAGAGATGGACCGGGCAAGATTCCCTTCCAGCCGGTAGTTTGGGCATCGATCCGTCACAGATGATGTCGTAGGTCCCAACAGGTCCTGAACGGCGCAGAGGTGCCGCCCATTGGGTCCCTGGATATGGAATGACTCGACAAGGTGGGAGACATGGTTGTGCCCAGGATGGTTGACGTCGCCTCGCTCCTTTAGAGCCTGCAGAATACTCAGCTCGCAGCTGGTTTCGTCTGATTTGTCGGCGGTGACGACCTTAACGGTTACATTCCGCTCCTCCCTGATACTTCAGTCAGCAGCCGAGGGAAGTCAAGTTTTTAATCGCTAGAGGCGACTGCGAGGCTTTTACATACTGGTTGTCCCGTGCAAGCCATACAGTGGAGAAGGCACCAAAACCAAGCTTGTGCACAATTTCATAACGGCCATCGTGGAGTTTGTCGTGGAGGTGAATGGGATGAAACCCTCCAGGACAATATCTGTTCAGATCTTCTGCAGCCACCCCAATATTGTACTCCAGGATGTTGACCATTGCCTTTGCTGAAAGACTTCTCAGGCGACGTTGGTACGACTGCAGCGTTGCCAAGACCCGCATCTACTTGTGGTGGGGTTGTAGTTGGGAGTAGTTGGGAAGGTTTGGGCTGGCTTGTCATAATGATCCATGTGGTGCGAAGACAGGGCACCCTTCACATATGAACAGACCTGGCAGGTTGTTGGTCGGACGAATCTAAACCCGCTCCGGTCATGTATCTATCGGATTCTGTGCTATGCGTTTATCAGATCTCATGaagaccaaccaacccccttaTCATGTCAGTTCTTGGCACTGCCAGCTTATTGCACGACGCACAGCTCTCTATTAGCCTGCTATTTGATAGAGACAACTTTCTATACAAACCACCATTACCATTTACAATTGACCTATCCCTTCCATCACGGCGAACTTGCTGTCCGGGTTCGGGTTAAAGCTGTGAATCCCAGTACTGGTGTTTGCTGAAGACCTGAAACAAGAGCTGTTGTTGCTCAAGATACCTAAACTCCCCACTGGGACCTTCTTAGTCGAGTCATGGCCTAAGCCTTCAAGTTCCCATTTTCCGCCACGCCAGCCGCATGGTGTGAAATAACAAACTGACTACCTAGCGACCACTGAAGCATACGCCAAGCTTGAATTGAAAGAAGGCTACCTAGGTATATAAAAGTATCTTTATAACACCGCCATTCGGGCAAAAGAGCTAACAAACTAGCGAATAAAAAAAGCTATATTCCTCTAATTACACCAGGAACTATCAACCCTTAATTATAGCTATGTGGACATGAAATCCGTTGTTTCCAGGGTAGGGTTTTAGTGACAAATCCTTTTGTCAAAGAAGATGTCAGAAGGGTGTGGGAAAGGCTTACTCTTGCAAACTCTTTGCACGTCAGTGAACTGCAGGGTGCGAGATTTAACTGTGTACATGGCGCTTTGGGGATCAGTTTTGGAAATACCTAGACGAGTGTATATATTGACCGAAGTGGTTGATTAAAACAATCTACCTCTTTAGACAAAACAAATATCTCGTAAACCCTGTGATCAAGGCAAAGCTAAGAAAGAGCTAAAAGATACGGACTATTTCAGCATGTAAAACATGAGCACTGATGGAAGTTAGGTACTTAGTCCTTTATAATACCATAGAGAGCCAAATTCTCTTTACCGTCTTGTAATTAACTGCTTTGGAAAGAACCTGAAATGCAAATAAACGGGACATTTTCTTAGCAACTTAGCCCGGGATCACAAAGTCTCCATTCTGCATGTACCTGTAATCTAACATCCTTGAGGATGTTCTGTTGAAACGACTATATAAGTAACATGCGTTAGTGAATGATGTTTTCCTGATTAGATATTGAATATAACTCGTCTGTTCGTGCTGCTTTTAGCAAACTTAGATGAACTTAACAGCGTTTACTCACGCGACAGATATGCCTGTTCACGATCTCAAAAATGGCCTTTGCGTGATGTGTGCCGGCATGCTCGCGATTTTTGCGGGCGTGTTCGCGGTTTGTGACGGCTTGTCCACGATTTGCAGTTCGTTTGCTCATGCTGCTGTGTGGTTCAGCAGCGTTTACAAACGAAACCAAGGTGAAAGGCTCAGACGATGTTGTGTTGAGCATACTTCATCTCCAAAATTGCACAAAGCTCTATGTTATAGGGACTCTAAGTATGTTAAGCCTCTTATTACCAAGTTAACTACCGTTGATTGTGATATCCTGTCACCTTCCCAGTTGACTTTTACATTAAAAATTATAACTTGCATGACATTGCATTTTGTCTCGTACAAAGTCCTATATAAACCCATGGTTGTTAATGTTCCAATCTGTATTAGAATGAACTGGTCGGCTATACCAATGACACATAAACAGCTCCAAAGACACGATATTAACGGTGATCCTGAGAAGTAAGATGAGGCGAGGCCTGGAGATGGAACTCAGGGCACAAGGTATGCAGCCATAGGAAGAAGAATCCGTTCAATGAAGTATGATGGATTATATGACGGCAATTTCCGGTCATAGGTTTGTGCGGTAGTATGTATAGGATAAAATGCAGACCAATGATACTGGTTACTCCAGGAATTGTATGTCAATGGGGAAAAGGTGGAGAGTCTCATGGGAAAAGTCATGGGAAAAGCCATGGGCAAAGTCATGGAAAAAGTCTTGAGAAAAGTCATTTTCGGGGCGCCTACCCCTCTACCCTCTCAGGGGTGCACCCCAAAGGGTGTCTCACTCGTCTAGTGGTACGAATATTACACAATCGGCAACCCTCTTACACCTCCTCAGGCGCATctatctccatctccctcttcttcccagtAGACCCCATCTCCGAGGTCCTCTTCGACGACCCGGCCTGAGCCCGGGTGCTCTCGTCATCCCTcactctcttcctcgccggctTGGGAGCTCTGGGATTCTCCCGATCTCGCCTCATCTTGCTCAACGCCCTATCATGTCCGTATCTGTCAGTATATCTCTCTCTGATCGTTGCAAAATAGAATACGCACACTTTCTGCCTGATCGTGTCGGCCTCAAGCTCCACAAACTCCTCGCCGTGatcgtcaccaccagcagTGGGAGTCGAGTCGTCccaggaggaagatgacgacaaCTCCACGGCTTCAGGGCGGCGGGAGGAACCAGCCGAACCGGTGGCTCCTCCGGcgaaggaggtcaagaacCGAatctcctctcttctctcaGGACTGAGGGTATCACCAGCCtgttgttggttggccaGCGGGTATGTCGGTGCAGGAGGtgcggcgggaggggagagggaagcaTGGTCCAAAGATCTAACAAGAGTAAGTAAGAGATACATAAACAACAAGTGGCCGTGAGATACTGACTTCTGACTGGGGCTGGCAGAAAAGACACTCCCGGGCTtttgggaggcggtggaggaggagacgcgACTCGACGACTTGTTCTTGGTGCGGCCATTATCTGGCGCTGGGGTTTTCTCTGACGAGGCCATTTGTGGTTGGTATTGCTTTGAAGAATTAAGAGGGAGTCGAGAGAATTGGATTGTTTGATGAACAATGAGGTCGAAGACGAAGATCACCAGATCTTCGTCTGAGGGAAGCgtggtcgaggagaagagaagacaaGGGGCAAGGGGAGGAATGGGAAACCTTGTGGGCAACGCTCAAGGCTCAACCCCCGGTCATCAGCTACCCTGTCCGGGAAAGGGCCGGAACATTGCGTGGAACCCCCGGGGCCTCTCGGCGCAGAGAAGCCTTTAGGCCGGGAGTGTGGCCAGCGAATAGGCACATACCTAGCCTTCCACGTCATGACAGGGTTATCAGACATCACAGAAAAGGGCTtctcccttttccatcaTCCTGGGCTCTCGGCCTCCATGAAGACAAAGTCTCTGGGTAACAAACCCACAGGACCCGACAGGCTGGATCGTGGGGACAAGCCGATGAGGCACAGCACGACCCAAACAGTTGGGTTCAAGTTGCCATGATGCGGACCACATCCTGCGGTTCGCACACCGCCAAAAGAGTGCCTAGAAAGGCATCTTCACCCCCAATTACCCCCTTTTCCCGCCACATTTTGCCTATCCTTGAGCAGGAGGGTAGTAAAAAGTGGCCCAAAAACGCCATCAGCATGCGACCAATGCATGACACACCCTGTTGAATATGTGCTGTCCAATCGCTTGGGTGTATCCAGACGGCACAGGGTTGGCACTAGGTGGTTAGCGGCTGCGGGAGCGTGCGCCGGTACCACTCTGTTGGGTCAACCCGAGAGGATGGTTCGCCGCCTACCTTGAAGGGACCTTGATTTCAGTGTTGCCAATGGGACAAAGACAGAGATGAACATGCTCCAAGGCATTGGCACAAAAAGGGAGCAGGCGGGGAAGAGCTTAGATGTGATGAATGTAACAAGCTAAAAGGACAAAAACGCAAACCGCAAAGAGAATAGGAAGCTAATGCTATCAACAAAGCATCAAACACAGCAATCATgatccgccgccgcctccgcacccccctccccctcccccgcaaccacccccaccaccaccaccaccatcaccaccacctccaccgcaaccgcccctccacaaccaactcctccacagGCGCCACTAccgcctcccacccccccatcacaCCCTCCATTTCCTCCACAGTTCCCCGTaaacccaccatcaccaacaccaggagcagcacatcctccccaatcccctccgccaccaccgcaacccccAGCCATCATGGCACCCGGAGCCCAAGCAAAATACATACCGGCTGTCCACCACATCGGATGTCCATACGGGCCAGTCTGCGTGACAGGGTGACCCCAATGATCGTACACATACGCTTCCCTAGGCGGTATCtttctccccttcttctccgctcTCGCCTTTGCCTTGGCATAAGCGGCATCCAATCGCTTTTGGTGCACAGCCACCAACCGTTTACGGACTGTCTGTCTATAGTCCTCAGTCGGCATGACAGCATTATGAGCAGAAATGTGCGCCGACTTGTCCGGTGGGCAAAGCGCCGCTTGGCCAGATGAGTGGAAGTTGTCTGCAATTCTCTCCTGTTTTGACACCCCCAGGGCGCCTGACAAGCCAGAAACGTGGGAAGATCGAATGGCTTTGATGTTCATGTCAGTCAGCTTTCATCTCATATGCAACACAGCACGGGAAACAAACCTTCGCAATACCAGCAAGTACACTCACTGTACACCTCCCCATACTTCTCCTGATACTTTTGACTCGTCCACTCAAACTGCGCGCTCAAAactccctcctcaatcttgtcATCGTGATCGACAAATTTCCCCGTCAGCGACACCGTGTGTTGGTAGTACATGCCCGGACTCAACTGATGAGTATGCCATGCCAAATCCACATCCAGCGTTGGCACCACCACATTGTCAGGGTTCTCCGCCATGATGGCAAGGAACCGGTTGTATTTCAcaatcaacctctccatcgtcTGACGGGCGGACGGGCTGTGCAACCAGTCAAGCTTGACCATCTTTTCCACAAAAATACCCTGCCTCATCACCGCTCCAGAGAGATCAAGCCCGAAAGGCGAGAAATTCTGCCAGTATGTGTTCATCATCTTGCGGATTGCCGTCCGAGAGCCCGGTCTCAGGGCCTGTTTTGATGCCGAGCCCGCCTTGAAGCCACTGATCTCTTTGACGTTTGACGGCCTGGACAGCACATACTCAATCTTCCTGCGCACGTCCTCCATCGTTGGGTCCGGGATGAGTGGCTTGTGGAGGAGTGTCATGATATCGGTGCGGATGGAGTCGCAGCCGGACTTGAGCATGGCGTTAGGGAACGTTCGTGGGACGCGGAGTTTGAGCGCGACAGATGTCTGATCCGGAAGCTCGGGGATCCCAGAGCGGGTGTCGAGGATAGTGCCATGCATGGGCTTGTTGGAGTGTCCCATGAGTGCCGTGACGTCCTTGACGAATCTCGCAACGGATAATAGTTCCTTTTTGATGGTAATGCCACATTGAGGACAGCCGGAGTTGAGGTTTCCATCGCCATAGCCTTCGCCAATGAGATCAATCTCagtgtttgggttggggcGGTGGTTCTCAGGTCGGCCACAAGTTGTCCAGAGAACCTCAAGAGAGGTGTTGCATCGAGGGCAAAGCAGTGTCTTCCTGGGGGAGTCATCAGCGACATCCCACGCGTGCCCCGTCTGCTTGGTCCAGTTGGCTTTGCATTGATCCGACACGCGGTATGAAAAGGTTTCGGGATCAATGACTCGGTC from Podospora pseudoanserina strain CBS 124.78 chromosome 1, whole genome shotgun sequence includes:
- a CDS encoding hypothetical protein (COG:T; EggNog:ENOG503P6CN); this translates as MRVLATLQSYQRRLRSLSAKAMVNILEYNIGVAAEDLNRYCPGGFHPIHLHDKLHDGRYEIVHKLGFGAFSTVWLARDNQEERNVTVKVVTADKSDETSCELSILQALKERGDVNHPGHNHVSHLVESFHIQGPNGRHLCAVQDLLGPTTSSVTDRCPNYRLEGNLARSISRQLLLAVDYLHSAGVAHGDIHMGNVLFRLPELEVASPEVIIKDLGPPQTGKVARKDGGPLEPGMPEYLVEPAEFNPKIYPHLREVRLIDFGESFFLSDPPSEISTPMSLHPPELVFQRGLSRAVDIWNLGSTTYELITGRTPFEADFDDKDLIPQFQKVIGDLPEQWIQDALASGVLKEPPNYSTAEYFLSLEEEIRRSYNDGYERDTLQFGEAELETLGCYLRKLLVVDPDHRATTSELLNDPWVAQKESKSQAT
- a CDS encoding hypothetical protein (EggNog:ENOG503P35T; COG:S), with protein sequence MVQFTKIVSALALTIAAVHAAPDLSQRQALPDPAGEKNIGNGAGGQFIGGQCNGAADCASGCCATLPRGGETIGVCSGVGAQTQAGKQGCGFEGGNAGGNGGGNNAGGNGGGNNGGNNNNNNQGGGNAGAVGGTIMPSTLVPDPAGAGNVGNGAGRQFITGECTSDADCASGCCALVNDGVRPAFGSCSGVGANTQNGKQGCGFPQGGGQL
- a CDS encoding hypothetical protein (COG:S; EggNog:ENOG503NXA9) yields the protein MSKRSSIFGRLGLRGRPNGDDAPPPAYDGLSTSSTLPQPQLQQGQTPATEEEADLTAAFESLNLSDAGSQPTADTCLAHLKLLLAIQTLKEDVGYTDGLFGLWDSLAGPIIVDEEKRRLAGAEHDKTLATLSRIREKRWALFVARASDRYEAWWKGIPGQRILSERDMSEPERDQNAYFNFPNDPNLKFGWTENILPPLDVLMVWHTHMLNPRAFLEDAMLVGLRSFWSNGMPWALVDRVIDPETFSYRVSDQCKANWTKQTGHAWDVADDSPRKTLLCPRCNTSLEVLWTTCGRPENHRPNPNTEIDLIGEGYGDGNLNSGCPQCGITIKKELLSVARFVKDVTALMGHSNKPMHGTILDTRSGIPELPDQTSVALKLRVPRTFPNAMLKSGCDSIRTDIMTLLHKPLIPDPTMEDVRRKIEYVLSRPSNVKEISGFKAGSASKQALRPGSRTAIRKMMNTYWQNFSPFGLDLSGAVMRQGIFVEKMVKLDWLHSPSARQTMERLIVKYNRFLAIMAENPDNVVVPTLDVDLAWHTHQLSPGMYYQHTVSLTGKFVDHDDKIEEGVLSAQFEWTSQKYQEKYGEVYSECTCWYCEAIRSSHVSGLSGALGVSKQERIADNFHSSGQAALCPPDKSAHISAHNAVMPTEDYRQTVRKRLVAVHQKRLDAAYAKAKARAEKKGRKIPPREAYVYDHWGHPVTQTGPYGHPMWWTAGMYFAWAPGAMMAGGCGGGGGDWGGCAAPGVGDGGFTGNCGGNGGCDGGVGGGSGACGGVGCGGAVAVEVVVMVVVVVGVVAGEGEGGAEAAADHDCCV
- a CDS encoding hypothetical protein (EggNog:ENOG503PH9R); translated protein: MAPTVTWRAGTAPRNPIQANGILAACQTAAQDAEFADFLTMEIWTGRHTSRSDQANHATTRLKTVIQTANGQHQVAHIYLDANYTYTGHTLYPNVKHD